One window of the Natronomonas marina genome contains the following:
- a CDS encoding CocE/NonD family hydrolase, whose product MRRRRLLKAGLSGALLAAGSRPAAAEGVTTTGERIETWDGKELAATVYDPPGDEQVPAVLMTHGYGGTKADVSREATRYAENGYLVVGYDSRGFGDSEGVSGFNGPKEVRDVSALLDWLAAQDRVLTTGPDDPRVGMDGISYGGGIQLNGAAFDDRIDAIVPRMTWHDLVYAAAPQDVIKATWDSFILGAGAPSGYGLRTGDPTLSGPDPRLYRFVAEAVVRNRMPEEAREYFRERSAPKTRIEEIRTPTLLLQGWPDNLLSPNQAIWTFEGLRAQGVETALGLYPGGHDDSELVTGLSSTVRSKLDELSLSWLDRHVKPGGGPPSAVPDVSYHVAGADEWRTAEEFPPRPAERTALDLSASAATDRTPLVNTAAPTSLRGPSGSLLAEPSLDAPGSSVGFEFEATAPVELVGRPRLRLPVEPLGGDAHLFAKLHHVTGGTAPVIYEQVTAMAVDDPATLDEELIAVQQDFAAGDRLRLTLSTTDNGYFTSREATGIVLSHAAADDATLSVPLVSAADEPFEPVAATPGSFG is encoded by the coding sequence ATGCGACGACGTCGCCTTCTGAAGGCCGGCCTCTCGGGGGCCCTGCTCGCCGCGGGATCGAGGCCGGCGGCCGCCGAGGGCGTGACCACCACCGGCGAACGCATCGAGACGTGGGACGGCAAGGAACTGGCGGCGACCGTCTACGACCCGCCCGGCGACGAGCAGGTACCGGCGGTGCTGATGACCCACGGCTACGGCGGCACGAAGGCCGACGTCTCCCGGGAGGCGACTCGCTACGCCGAGAACGGCTACCTCGTCGTCGGCTACGACTCCCGCGGATTCGGCGACTCCGAGGGCGTCTCCGGCTTCAACGGCCCGAAGGAGGTCCGGGACGTCTCGGCGCTCCTGGACTGGCTGGCCGCTCAGGACCGCGTGCTGACGACCGGTCCCGACGACCCCCGGGTCGGCATGGACGGCATCTCGTACGGCGGCGGCATCCAGTTGAACGGGGCGGCCTTCGACGACCGCATCGACGCCATCGTTCCCCGGATGACCTGGCACGATCTCGTGTACGCCGCCGCCCCCCAGGACGTCATCAAGGCGACGTGGGACTCGTTCATCCTCGGCGCCGGTGCGCCGTCGGGCTACGGTCTCCGGACCGGCGACCCGACGCTCTCCGGTCCCGACCCGCGACTGTACCGGTTCGTCGCCGAAGCGGTGGTCCGGAATCGGATGCCCGAGGAGGCGCGGGAATACTTCCGGGAACGCTCGGCCCCGAAGACCCGCATCGAGGAGATTCGGACGCCAACGCTGCTGTTGCAGGGCTGGCCGGACAATCTGCTGTCGCCGAATCAGGCCATCTGGACGTTCGAGGGACTCCGTGCCCAGGGCGTCGAGACCGCACTCGGGCTGTATCCCGGTGGCCACGACGACAGCGAGTTGGTGACGGGCCTCTCGTCGACCGTCCGGTCGAAACTCGACGAACTGTCGCTGTCGTGGCTCGACCGCCACGTCAAACCCGGTGGTGGGCCGCCATCGGCCGTTCCGGACGTCTCCTACCACGTCGCCGGCGCCGACGAGTGGCGGACTGCCGAGGAGTTCCCGCCCCGCCCCGCCGAGCGGACGGCGCTCGACCTGTCGGCGTCGGCGGCGACCGACCGGACGCCGCTCGTGAACACGGCGGCCCCGACCTCGCTCCGGGGGCCGTCGGGGTCGCTCCTCGCCGAACCGAGCCTCGACGCGCCGGGGTCGTCGGTCGGCTTCGAGTTCGAGGCGACCGCACCCGTCGAACTCGTCGGTCGGCCGCGGCTCCGTCTCCCCGTCGAACCGCTCGGCGGCGACGCACACCTGTTCGCGAAACTCCACCACGTCACCGGGGGAACGGCGCCGGTCATCTACGAGCAGGTGACTGCAATGGCCGTCGACGACCCCGCGACGCTCGACGAGGAACTCATCGCCGTCCAGCAGGACTTCGCGGCCGGCGACCGACTGCGGCTGACGCTGTCGACGACCGACAACGGCTACTTCACCTCGCGGGAGGCGACGGGCATCGTGCTGTCCCACGCTGCGGCCGACGACGCGACGCTGTCGGTGCCGCTCGTCTCGGCGGCGGACGAGCCGTTCGAGCCGGTCGCCGCCACGCCGGGATCGTTCGGGTAG
- a CDS encoding DUF3006 domain-containing protein, which produces MIPDGTYTAVLDRIEDGVATLLLEEDGEDAHQLDVDPSVLPADARHSDAVLTVEIDDGELVATSYEPEETDERQESAQSRFDRLSERAPRDDESG; this is translated from the coding sequence ATGATTCCCGACGGCACCTACACGGCAGTCCTCGACCGCATCGAAGATGGCGTAGCGACACTGCTCCTCGAAGAGGACGGCGAGGACGCCCACCAACTGGACGTCGATCCGAGCGTGCTTCCCGCGGACGCCCGGCACAGCGACGCCGTGCTGACCGTCGAAATCGACGACGGGGAACTCGTCGCGACGAGTTACGAGCCCGAAGAGACGGACGAGCGGCAAGAGTCGGCCCAGAGCCGGTTCGACCGGCTGTCGGAACGGGCGCCGCGTGACGACGAGAGCGGGTAA
- a CDS encoding lamin tail domain-containing protein, whose translation MHRLPATIRTLCLVLVVVLTGCSGAAPVSEGPDTTPTAAGPTTTTTATGGTVAVHNINVGQSTSTLVVGPTGETMLIDTGDFNDDGELVLAYLQRHDIDRIDHLVVTHNDADHIGGNAAVIEYYETEADGIGAIHDPGIAASTNTYEEYLDAVERHDVRLLETREGDRIDVEGVDVQVLGPSEPYLADGARNENSIVLRLEYGRTSFLWTGDAEAQQEAYLVEHYGPQLNSTVYKAGHHGSGSSSSGPLLNAASPEAAVISSAYQSRYGHPHEEVLQRLADRSIPAYWTGVHGNVVLVSNGEGVSIRTQQAATTDPLTLRDAPSVQPGSTVPVEERARIGAAPTGAETAVATDGGTDTDAGTGALVLETINADAAGDDRENLNDEYVVFRNAGDDELDLGGWTVRDESGKTYTFPDGSTLEAGARVTLHTGDGTDTDTDRYWDAGRPVWNNGGDTVIVTNADGEPVLREEY comes from the coding sequence ATGCATCGTCTGCCGGCCACCATTCGGACGCTCTGTCTGGTGCTCGTCGTCGTGCTCACCGGCTGTTCCGGTGCCGCTCCAGTATCGGAAGGGCCCGACACGACGCCGACAGCAGCAGGGCCGACGACCACCACGACCGCCACCGGCGGCACCGTCGCGGTCCACAACATCAACGTCGGGCAGTCGACCAGCACGCTCGTCGTCGGGCCGACGGGCGAGACGATGCTCATCGACACCGGTGACTTCAACGACGACGGCGAACTCGTCCTCGCGTACCTCCAGCGGCACGACATCGACCGCATCGACCACCTCGTCGTCACGCACAACGACGCCGACCACATCGGCGGGAACGCCGCCGTCATCGAGTACTACGAGACGGAGGCGGACGGCATCGGCGCCATCCACGACCCCGGGATTGCGGCGAGCACCAACACCTACGAGGAATATCTCGACGCCGTCGAACGGCACGACGTCCGACTGCTCGAGACCCGTGAGGGCGACCGCATCGACGTCGAGGGCGTCGACGTCCAGGTGCTGGGGCCGTCGGAACCGTATCTCGCGGACGGCGCGCGCAACGAGAACAGTATCGTGCTCCGACTCGAATACGGCCGGACGAGCTTCCTGTGGACCGGCGACGCCGAGGCCCAACAGGAGGCGTATCTCGTCGAGCACTACGGCCCGCAGTTGAATTCGACGGTGTACAAGGCCGGCCACCACGGCAGCGGGAGTTCCAGTAGCGGCCCACTACTGAATGCCGCGTCCCCCGAAGCGGCCGTTATCTCGAGCGCATACCAGTCCCGATACGGCCACCCCCACGAGGAAGTACTGCAGCGGCTCGCCGACCGCTCGATTCCCGCTTACTGGACGGGCGTCCACGGCAACGTCGTGCTCGTGTCGAACGGCGAGGGCGTCTCGATTCGCACCCAGCAGGCGGCCACGACCGACCCGCTCACGTTGCGTGATGCGCCGTCGGTGCAGCCCGGCTCGACTGTCCCGGTCGAAGAGCGGGCGCGCATCGGGGCGGCGCCGACAGGGGCCGAGACGGCTGTCGCAACGGACGGCGGGACCGACACCGACGCTGGAACCGGGGCGTTGGTCCTCGAGACGATTAACGCCGACGCGGCCGGCGACGACCGCGAGAACCTCAACGACGAGTACGTCGTGTTCAGGAACGCTGGCGACGACGAGTTGGACCTCGGCGGCTGGACCGTCCGCGACGAGTCCGGGAAGACCTACACGTTCCCGGATGGGTCCACTCTCGAGGCCGGAGCCCGTGTGACGCTGCACACCGGTGACGGCACCGACACCGACACGGACCGCTACTGGGACGCCGGTCGGCCCGTGTGGAACAACGGCGGCGACACCGTCATCGTCACGAACGCTGATGGCGAACCGGTCCTCAGGGAGGAGTACTAG
- a CDS encoding ADP-ribosylglycohydrolase family protein, with amino-acid sequence MDAPDTATGVLLGLACGDALGRPVEFRSATAIADQFGTVSEMLEYGTHGQPAGTVTDDTDLALCIARSLVEREAFDGDDIAARFHEWYESDPLDVGLMTADALRQYGTGRSWRDAGREVWQHRAEGSNAGNGSVMRCAPHAIAFADDPDPLVRASRLSSAITHYDPRCTYGCAVLNCTIAGYLRGEETPLPGALGRVEGDAPDELVETLRLVPDRVDAGTLPNSGYVVHTLQTALHDALTADSAEEAIVTAVDRGGDTDTIGAVAGAVAGARFGADSLPDRWLETLEYRNDLELLAQALATTTIEGP; translated from the coding sequence ATGGACGCACCGGATACTGCCACGGGCGTGCTCCTGGGGCTCGCCTGCGGCGACGCGCTGGGCCGGCCCGTCGAGTTCCGTTCCGCAACGGCCATCGCCGACCAGTTCGGGACGGTTTCGGAGATGCTCGAGTACGGCACGCACGGTCAGCCCGCGGGAACCGTCACCGACGACACCGACCTCGCGCTGTGTATCGCACGCAGCCTCGTCGAGCGGGAGGCCTTCGACGGGGACGATATCGCCGCCCGGTTCCACGAGTGGTACGAGAGCGATCCCCTCGACGTCGGGCTGATGACCGCCGACGCCCTCCGCCAGTACGGCACCGGTCGGTCGTGGCGCGACGCCGGACGCGAGGTCTGGCAGCATCGCGCCGAGGGGAGCAACGCCGGCAACGGCAGCGTCATGCGGTGTGCGCCGCACGCCATCGCCTTCGCCGACGACCCGGACCCGCTCGTCCGGGCGAGTCGACTCTCCTCGGCGATCACCCACTACGACCCGCGATGCACGTACGGGTGTGCGGTGCTGAACTGCACGATAGCGGGCTACCTCCGGGGCGAGGAGACGCCGCTTCCGGGCGCACTCGGGCGGGTCGAGGGCGACGCGCCGGACGAACTCGTCGAGACGCTCCGACTCGTGCCGGACCGCGTCGACGCCGGGACGCTCCCCAACAGCGGCTACGTCGTCCACACGCTACAGACGGCCCTGCACGACGCGCTGACGGCCGACAGCGCCGAGGAGGCCATCGTGACCGCCGTCGACCGCGGCGGTGACACGGACACCATCGGCGCCGTCGCGGGGGCGGTCGCCGGCGCCCGGTTCGGTGCCGACTCCCTTCCCGACCGGTGGCTCGAGACGCTCGAGTACCGGAACGACCTCGAACTCCTCGCGCAGGCACTCGCAACGACGACCATCGAGGGCCCGTAA
- a CDS encoding hemolysin family protein produces the protein MVNVALSLAQVLLALALVVLNGFFVASEFAFVRIRGTSVEQLAEEGRPGAETLQEVMESLDDYLATTQLGITIASLGLGWVGEPAVAALIEPVLEPILPVSLIHLVAFAIGFSIITFLHVVFGELAPKTLAIAQTERLSLFLAPPMKVFYYLLYPGIVVFNGAANAFTRALGVPPASETDETLGERELLRVLTQSGEEGDIDVAEVTMIERVFDLDDIVVREVMVPRPDVVSVSADTPLSDLQSTIFETGHTRYPVLDADDGDQVIGFVDVKDVLRAEVESGDAEFVGDIAREVVIAPETMVLSDLLRQFREEQQQVAAVIDEWGAFEGIATVEDVVEALVGDLQDEFDVDEREPSIRRRDDDGYEIDGGVPLSKINDMFEGDLTSEEVETVGGLVLERLNRAPERGDCVEVDGYVVEVTGVEGTRISTVWVHEREEGGSVED, from the coding sequence ATGGTGAACGTCGCGCTCTCGCTGGCGCAAGTCCTCCTTGCGCTGGCGCTGGTGGTGTTGAACGGCTTCTTCGTCGCTTCGGAGTTCGCCTTCGTACGGATACGGGGGACATCGGTCGAACAACTTGCCGAGGAGGGCCGCCCTGGCGCGGAAACCCTCCAAGAAGTGATGGAGAGCCTCGACGACTATCTCGCGACGACGCAACTCGGCATCACCATCGCCTCGCTCGGATTGGGGTGGGTCGGCGAACCAGCCGTGGCGGCGCTCATCGAGCCCGTACTGGAACCGATTCTCCCGGTGAGTCTCATCCATCTCGTCGCTTTCGCAATCGGCTTCAGTATCATCACGTTCCTCCACGTCGTCTTCGGTGAACTCGCGCCGAAGACGCTCGCAATCGCCCAGACCGAGCGACTCTCCCTGTTTCTCGCCCCGCCGATGAAGGTCTTCTACTATCTCCTCTATCCGGGGATCGTCGTCTTCAACGGGGCTGCCAACGCGTTCACGCGAGCACTCGGCGTGCCACCCGCTTCCGAAACGGACGAGACGCTCGGCGAGCGGGAACTCCTTCGAGTACTGACTCAGTCCGGCGAGGAAGGAGACATCGACGTTGCGGAAGTGACGATGATCGAGCGGGTCTTCGATCTCGACGACATCGTGGTGCGAGAGGTCATGGTTCCACGACCGGACGTGGTGAGCGTTTCGGCTGATACCCCGCTTTCCGACCTCCAGTCGACCATCTTCGAGACTGGTCATACACGCTATCCAGTTCTCGATGCCGACGACGGCGACCAGGTGATCGGATTCGTCGATGTCAAGGACGTACTACGGGCTGAGGTGGAGAGCGGGGACGCCGAGTTCGTCGGGGACATCGCCCGCGAGGTCGTCATCGCCCCCGAGACGATGGTACTGAGCGATCTCCTGAGACAGTTCAGGGAAGAGCAACAGCAGGTGGCCGCAGTGATCGACGAGTGGGGCGCGTTCGAGGGGATTGCAACGGTCGAAGACGTCGTCGAGGCACTCGTGGGAGACCTCCAGGACGAGTTCGATGTGGACGAACGTGAACCCTCGATTCGCCGGCGTGACGATGACGGGTACGAGATTGACGGCGGCGTCCCGTTGTCGAAAATCAACGATATGTTCGAGGGGGACCTCACGAGTGAAGAGGTCGAAACGGTCGGTGGACTGGTACTCGAACGACTCAACCGTGCGCCAGAACGTGGCGATTGCGTCGAGGTCGACGGGTACGTCGTCGAGGTGACGGGCGTTGAGGGGACCCGAATTTCGACGGTCTGGGTCCACGAACGTGAGGAGGGTGGTTCAGTGGAGGACTGA
- a CDS encoding DUF7562 family protein: MTGWRDALGSEGSTVDCIACGETLAREDAREYDRYGDRWDRADKRFEYLCKPCYDEQCHLPRDGLEETLVEAGAGDVGRRAFLRSFRRLDAREAGADSEE; the protein is encoded by the coding sequence ATGACGGGTTGGCGCGACGCGCTCGGTAGCGAGGGGTCGACCGTCGACTGCATCGCCTGTGGCGAGACGCTCGCTCGCGAGGACGCCCGCGAGTACGACAGGTACGGCGACCGGTGGGACCGGGCCGACAAGCGGTTCGAGTACCTCTGCAAGCCCTGTTACGACGAGCAGTGTCACCTCCCCCGGGACGGCCTCGAGGAGACACTGGTCGAGGCGGGGGCCGGCGACGTCGGCCGCCGCGCGTTCCTCCGGTCGTTCCGCCGACTCGACGCCCGCGAGGCCGGCGCCGACTCCGAGGAGTAG
- a CDS encoding ArsR/SmtB family transcription factor → MASQRSIFPVRDEVDREVPSRTLSLAEAGDVVEALTSEVARKLVDRVHEEPGTASDLAAAVDTSLQNAQYHLNSLQGAGVVEVVDTWYSERGKEMNVYAPTTAPLLIVAGRPDGEAAVRQAMSESPPADEGADGVAVRSDGGPDAAVQNPR, encoded by the coding sequence ATGGCGTCACAGCGCTCCATCTTCCCCGTTCGAGACGAGGTCGACCGCGAGGTGCCGTCCCGGACCCTGTCGCTGGCCGAGGCCGGCGACGTCGTCGAGGCGCTCACGAGCGAGGTAGCCCGGAAACTCGTCGACCGCGTCCACGAGGAACCCGGAACCGCTTCGGACCTCGCGGCGGCCGTCGACACGTCACTGCAGAACGCACAGTACCACCTGAATAGCCTGCAGGGGGCGGGCGTCGTCGAGGTGGTCGACACCTGGTACTCCGAGCGCGGCAAGGAGATGAACGTCTACGCCCCGACCACGGCACCGCTGCTCATCGTCGCCGGCCGGCCGGACGGCGAGGCGGCGGTCCGCCAGGCGATGTCGGAGTCGCCCCCGGCGGACGAGGGGGCCGACGGCGTCGCCGTGCGCTCGGACGGCGGGCCCGACGCTGCAGTCCAGAACCCCCGGTGA